Below is a window of 'Nostoc azollae' 0708 DNA.
GATTTTTTTAAAATAAGTAGATTTAGAGACTTGCTACTTTGGGAAATTAGAGAAAGATTAATGCAGCGAATTCGCAATAATCAACAACAGTCTCAGGGAGCAATAATCAAATCATTGGCACATATGGAAATAGCCGAAGAAATGACAGAAATAAATAGCATTAATTTGAGTTTCTCAAAGATTGTTTGTTACTCAGGATAGGTGGTAAAAACTGGCAGAAAGGAAAACTGAAAGTTAAAATATCTATATCACCTCAAGGTCAACATGCTGATGAGGTGTACATGGAATTTTAGCCTGATGACTTAGATGAACTATTAGCATTATAAAATTTACAACACATTGCTAAAAATATCAATTACTCTGAATTATATTAGACCTCTTGCAAAATCGTTTCTGTGGTATAATAGAGGGCTTTAGATTTTATGTATCTTTGGTGTTCTTTGGGCTCCCGAATTCAAACATAACCGTGTAACTCTAACTGCTGGCTAGAACAAAGACAAACAACTATTATAACATAAAATTAATTCTGCAAGAGGTCTATTGATTGGCAGTAATTCAGTATGGACACCATGATCCATATCACCGAAAGCCAAAAATGCCAACAAGCAAAAATGTTTGAAAGCTATCTTTGTAGCACCTTAGAGACTGAAGGATTTATTCATTACTCCCTAGCATCACAAGCTGTTAAAGTGGCAAATGATTTCTGTCACAATCAATAGGATTTAGTTCTTGCTGTTTATAGATTCGGAAAAGTTGCAATCAGAAGTTCGTCATGAAGCTGCTGAAGTAAGTGAACTATTTCCACACATTTATGGCGCGGCGCTTTGAATATTGATGCCCTATACCAAGTTATAAGTTTTCTACCTAGAGAGGATAGTTTTTTTGATTCTCTCCCAGAAGTACTAAATTTAAAATAAATAAAACGTAAGTACTCAGCTATCAGCAGTCAGCTTTTTCAGACTAATACTGAAAATACCTATTTGATAATTAACCAATTTCTCAAAGATTGTGATTCCTAACTCCTGACTCCTGAATTCTTACAATAAAACTCAAAGTCTAGACATAAAAAATGAATAATCAAGAGATTGATATAGATGAATATATTGAGCAGATCTCATTGTTACTGAATTTAGAAATAAAAGATGAGTATCGAAATGAAATGATAGCAGATTTTGAAAAACTCATATCCATAGCAAAAATAGTTAATAATTGTCCTTTACCAGAAGAAATTGAAATCGCACCAGTTTTTGAACCATAGATAAACTATGAATGATGCTGTATCTGTAGCTAAAAATATATTATCAGGTAAAGTCAGTGCAGTAGAAGTTACTCAAGCTGCGTTATCGAAAATTCCTACTAAAGATAATGAACTTAATTGTTTTACTGATATCGCTGTGGAGACAGCTTTACAAGATGCAGCACATATTGATCAAAATATCGCTAAAGGTAAAAGTCCTCGTGTATTAGCTGGTGTACCTTTTGCAGTAAAAAATTCATTTAATAAATATAATAGGACTTAGGCATTGACAAAGTAGCAAAATACTGTAGTAATAAAAGATGTCATCTACTTAGCAGGTATCGGACAATTAGAGTAATAACCAAACCTTCTACAGCACAGTAGACTTGTCTAAAAAAGATAAGAAGCTGACTGTGAAAGCGTTACACGAACTATAACTGGGATGAAACACTAATTATGGCTGAAGGTAAAAATAAGGATTTGGGGATAAAAATATGAAAATTATTAAAAGTTATGTTTATCATAACTTTCTAAAAAAGAAAATCTAAAGGCTGATAATTCAAATATCATGACTTAGTATAAATGAGTAATTTAGATGTAACCTAACTAATAGACCTCTTGCAGAATTAATTTTATGTTATAAAACTGGGTTATCTTTGTTCTAGCCAAAAGTTAGAACACGGTTATGTCTGAATTAGGGAGCCCAAAGAACACTAAAAATACATGAAATCTAAAGCCCTCTATCATACCACAGAAACAATTTTGCAAGAGGTCTAATCTACATACTGCGATTACACCTGATAATAACGATGTCCAGCTAAACGAAATTTATCACTAGCTACTCGAAAAGTTTTGACTCTACATATGAGATATTCAACACCAATTGTTATTGATGATATTTTCTGATTTTCTTCTTCTTAAATCTCTGAAGGTCCGGCTTTTTTAGGCTTCTTATAATGTGTAGTAACAAATTCTTCTCCTATATAAGCTTTCTCTCCCAAAAATCTTTCTTTGGCATCTAGGTTTTGGCGATTATTTATAAATAGTGTAATATCACTTATCTTACCTAATTGTCCAATAGAAATATCAACTATATCCTTACCTCCTGGCAATACTATAAATTGATTTTTTAGAGTGTGTATTTCCTCCTTGACTGCATAATATTTTTCTGCTCTTATTTTCTGCTTTTAATAGTCACCTGGTATTTCTATAGCTTATTGTACACTATCTATTAGTAATGGATACTCAGTGAGTCCTTCCCATAATTCTTGATATTCCTGCTCATATTTGTTTGCTTCTTCTATTTGGGAAGAAGGTAAAATTTCCCTCAGGATTTCTACCCAATAATTAAATGTGTTATTTGCTTTTGTCCTCCATAGATCAAACAATAATCCTAGGATTTCAAATATTGGCTTCTGTCTCAGGTCCACTAGGGATATAGATACTCCCTCCCTTGAGGTCATTTCTGTTTTACCTCCTCCTCCAGACGCTATTAACCTAATTTTTCTTTTTTCAACTTCTACTTATTCCTCTAGATACCTTTTTCTACTAATGCTACTAATCTGATAAAGTCTTCATACTTAATCCCAATTAATCTTTTTGATTCCTGGCGGAATAATTCTATTCTTTCTAGGGGACTTGTCATTATTGATATACAATACACAGTTACATTCTTTCTATTTATTCTCCTACAAACTGCCTTTTAAGGATAGGTCTATTAGAATATGTTTCATATGATAGTATGAGTAGACTATTGCTCAGAGATAGATATGAACTGAAAGATTTATTTGATACAGTAAAGAAAATACTAAATATAGTAGGAGGGATTTCAAGTGTAGATGATAGAGTAGTAGAAAGATTGTATAGTGACCCAAAAAACGCAGAATTAATCAGTTGTTGTTGGTCTAGGAAATATCATAGGACCATGAAAGGCATAAACTTAACCACACTGTACTACAGTGATGTGTATGGAAATTCAGTACGAATAAATTACATAATATACGACAAAAAGGAGGGAAAGACGAAGAACAATTATTTTCAGGAAATGCTAAAGGAAGTGATTGATTGGAGTGTAAAGCCAAGAATACTTACAGGAGACAGTTAGTATTCAGGGGTAGAAAGCTGAAAGTTTTTAAAAAACTAGAAGTCGGATTTCCTATTTAGGATTGACAAAAGTAGAACCGTATTGAATAAACTGGAAAATTATTGTCTATTAAGGAGTTTAGAAATTATTGATGAAGGTTTGATAACTCATTTGAGAGCATTTCGATTGATCAAACTGTTTAGATAAGACTTCAAAAAACAAGACTCTAGAGACTATATAGTGTATCTAGCAGATCAAGAAGCTCTCAACCAAATCACCAAAAGTGAGTTTGTGACAATTCATGATACTCATTGGGGGATTGAAAGTTTTCATAGAGCCATTAAACAAGTATGTGGAATTTGTCGATTTATGGTTAGAGATAGCCAAGGAATTAAAACACAGATATTTTGTTCACTTCAAGCATTTGTTTGTTTAGAAAGAATGCGCTCTGAAAATATAATTTCTAATTGGTATGAATTGCAAAGGAACTTATTCACTTTAGTTGTGCGCAACTACATTGTGGAAAATCTTACCAATGCTGGTGCTGTTTAATACGCACGGATGATTTTTTTGTCAATGTGTAACTCCTATTTACTATCAATTTTGATGCAGAAAACTTAACTAATTCTAGGGGTCTAAATCTCCCTTATAAAACTTAATTATGAATTATTAACTGTGTCATTTGTCGGCGTTGCAGGGCAAAATGGAGAAAATCAATGCCTAATTCTTGGGCTGTGCGAATATCATTGCGATCAAGTGTCAAATTATCATCTAATCCCCACGCTGCTGATAATTCACCTTCTACCAAAATAATTCCTCCTGCATTTGAAATGCGAAGAAGTTCTTCATCTATGTGGGGAAGTCCTGCGAATAAAAAAGGTTTTGTTCTTAAGGGATGATTACGGCTCAGTTCCTGCCAAGATTGTAAGGGAATCTCAAAGTGGTATGCAATTAGATTTTTGATATCTTCTGTTAAGATAGAACCATTGGTGGGAACTTCAATGAGAATTACGCCACCTGTTTGTAAGTATTCATTGCAAGTATCTAGTTGTTGTTGTTCTAGATTTAATAGCTGCCAACCAATGAGATGTACTAAGTGATATTCTATGGGGTTTATTTGTAAATCTATCTGTCCAACTGGTGCTGTTCCCTGTAAAGTTGGATAAAGTCTTTCTACAGATTGGATAAAATCGGAAATTTTCTGATAGTTGTGATCGCTCATATTGAAAGCAGTAGCAATACTCACTACCACCTGTGGTCTGGCTTTAGCCTGAGAACGATAGCGCAAATCCAACTCGTTAAGATCAGGGAATAACAAATCCTGTGGATTTGCTAATTTAACTTCATCTCAAATAGTTACTGTAGTGTAGTGCGTCATATAATTTGTCTAGCCAGCCAGGCGCACGGCAATGTCATAAAAAGATCCCTGGTTTTGATCAAAAGCCAGGGTAACGAGACAAATAAATTCAGTCTTAATTATAAGTGATATAAAACACAGTGCATCTACGTGGAACCATTGGTGAGAAGTTAAGGAAAAGGCAAAATTGTCAAGGGTGGTATTTGCAGTGCTTAAAAATCGTTAGCAACTCATTATAGGCAAGTAATTGAGCGATTGTTACCAGCCATCACACAGTCCCCAAGAAGCAATCGACACTACACAAAAAAGAAATACAGACCACTGGTAGAAGATGAAGTAATTGCGGAGCAACTCTCAATATTACTGACACCAGCCATTACAAATCAAGACAAATACTACCGAAAATTAAGACTCAGAAAACGGATACTGAATTTACTAGATCTGTTGCAAAATTGTTTATGTAGTATGATAGGGAGTTTTAGATTTTATGTGTTTTTGGTGTTCTTTGGGCTTGCTAATTCAAACATAACCCTGTAACTCTAACTTTTGGCTAAAACAAAAACAAACCGCCATTGTAACATAAAATTAATTCTGCAAGAGGTATACTGTTAATTATGGCTGCGGTGTTAACCTTATGGCAACTGGCGAACCCGAAGGGTTCAACATTGGAGGCATTATTTAGGAAATTACAAAGTTTAGAAGAAGCTCAAAGAGGACAATTGCTAGGAAAGATAATCTGGTCATTGATTTAATGACCAGATTATCTGTTGAGATTTGGTTTGAAGAAAATCCCAAGCGGATGAATTTTCTCTGCCCTTTGATGAAATCTCATTAGAAATGATTTATCGTCGTATTTATAATTTCAGGATGGCTCATCAAAAAGGTAAGGCAACAGAAGATAGTTAAGTATTTTCCTGATCCCCTAAATCTCGATCTAGGTATTGTCAAACAACAGCGAAAACCAAATCTTAGGTTAATTATCGCTCCGTTTCCTTATCTTCAACGAGGTCCTGATCAATTCTTTTTCCATATTTCTCCAAAACCCTATTGACAAAAGACTTTCAGCCTTAACTTGTTATCAATTCTCCTAAATCCTCCTTTTTTTTTAAGGAGGACTTTGAGGAAAAACTAGGCTTTACAAATATCTCCTAATGTTCATATTGTCGATTTTCCATAAAAATTGGCAATGTTATGATTATAAGCTCGAACTAATAAATCAATACCAGTAATTGCAGTACCAACTACCACAGCATCACTGCCTAATTCTAACGCTTTTTTTGCCATTTCTGGTGAAGAAATACCACCTTCACAGATTACAAAAATATTTAAGTTTTCTATGATCTGAGTTAGCAATTCCCAACCAGGAGGTGCAAAACTTTTGGTTTCCGAAGTGTAGCCAAGAAGAGTTGTGCCAACAATATCTACACCAGCTTCTACGGCTAATTTTGCTGCTTCATAAGTATCTACATCTGCCATTACTGGCTTACCTAATTGCTGATGAATATTATTAATGATATCTGGTAATTTTTCATCACCAGGACGATTTCTAGTAGTCGCATCTATAGCAATAATATCTGCTCCTGCTTCAGCAACTGCGACAGCATGATGGAACTGTGGGGTAATGTAGACATGTGAACCTGTTATTACTTGTTTCCAAAGTCCAATTATTGGTACTTGTACTTTTGCTCTCACAGCTTTAATATGATTTGGGGTATTAATTCGCACGGATACTGCACCATTATTCACAGCAGCTTCTGCCATTGCAGCTATGATATAAGGATCATCCAAAGGTGAATTTATAGGTGCTTGACAGGAAACAATTAAGCCTTTGGGTAAATGCGTCATCTTTTAATTTTTAACTAATTTTTAAGGTTTTTAAGTTTACCACTTCTAAAAGTGATAATTTTTCTAGGTAAGTCTAAATTCTCGATGACATAACTTAATTACAAATTACTTTAATTGATTAGGTATCCAAACAGTAAAAATAGAACCTATACCTACGGTAGATTCTACTTCAATTCGACCTCGATGTAATTCTACAAGTTGTTTGGTTAAAGCCAAACCAACTCCTGTACCTTCGTAGCGACGACGGTAGGGTGTGTCAAGTTGTTGAAATTTCTCAAACAAAAGTGGTAATTGTTCTTCTGGAATACCAATACCAGTATCTTCTACTTGAAAAATGGCGGTTGCATCTTCTACCCACAAACGTAAGGTGACATTACCACCTTCGGGAGTGAATTTGATTGCATTTGTTAATAAATTCCAGAGAATTTGTTCTACTCTTGTAGAATCGCCGGTAAAGCTATCATGTGAGGGATTAATTTGCAAGTCTAATTTAAGTGTTACTTTTTCGCTTCTGGCTTTTTCTAAGAGAGAATCTAAAGTGTTTTGTGCTGATTTAACTAAGGAAAAATCGGTAATATTTAATACTGTCCTACCAGCTTCAACTTGTGATAAATCCAGAATGTCATTAATCATTTCTAATAAATGTTCTCCACTGTCATGGATGGTTTGTAAATAATCCCGTTGTCGTTTGCTTAATTCGCCTAAAGGCCAAAGCAATAATGTTGAAGACATCCCAATTACATAGGTTAAAGGAGTTAATAATTCATGGCTGATGGTAGCAAGAAATTCACTTCGGAGACGATTGGCTGCTTCCGCTGCTAGTAAGGCTTCTTGCAGTGCCATTGTGCGTTCAATAACCCGTTGTTCTAGGGTTTGTTTTTGTTTAGTAAGAGATGCCATTAACTCTGTTTGATGAATTGTGATCGCTAACTGTTTGGTAACTGAAGTTAGCAAACTTTTTTCGCTTTCAGTCCATTCACGGGGAGCATTACATTGATGAGCAATTAATAATCCCCACAGTTTTTCTTCAAAAATTATCGGTGCTACTAATTTCGCATGGACTTTACTTCTTCTTAGGAAATTCAATAAACATTCTTCCAAAGGATATGTTTTTTCTATATCATCCACAGCTAAAACAAAACCTTGACGGTATTTCTCCCAACACAAGGAAGTTCGCATCAAACAAGTTTCTTCTTGATAATTTAATACTGAGGGAATATCATCTGTGCTCAGAGATTCATAAACTATACAACCCTGGTAATTTTGATAATTTTGTGGTAAATGTTGAGAGTTAGGTAAATATTGGTCATTGAATGATGAGTATTGACTCTTAACTTGAGCCGATGCAAATTTATAAATTACTAATCTATCTAATACCATAAACTCACGTATTTGGGTAATTGCCGTTTTCATGATGATTGGCAAATCCAAGCTTTTACGGATTTGGCTTGTTACTTCATTTAACAGTCGTTCTTGAGCAATTTGCTTATTTAGAGCGTCTTCTACTCCTTGATAACTATAAGCTTCACCAGGAGTTATAGTTGAAGATACTGTTACCTCATTACTAATAATGGGTAGCATATATTCTAATAATAACAGGGTAAGTTTACTTTGCAGTTTAGCATCATTAGGGGCGATAACTTGTTGATATCGAGCGATGTTTTGATAAATGCAAGAATTGCAGTCAAACAAATTTATGACTTCTGAGATAAAAGAAGCGATCTCATCTGGATTAAATGTCAAACTAGTATTTATCGAGGGATTCTCTGGCTTTTCTAGTCCCCTAGTCTCCTGTTCCCCTGCTTCTATATTTCCCAACAGCAGCGCACTAAATTGTTCAGAAATTACCAGCGTAAACCGTTGCCTTTCCCATTCAGCGGGAATGGGCATTCGCTGCAACACAGCTTCTGTTAGCATCAAAGCGGCAGTACCCACTGCTTGAGCCATCTGCTGCAACAATTCCCCAAGCCGATTAAATACACTCAGAGGCAAGGTTCGAGAAAAGCTCAAATCGGGAGAACTAAGCATTTTCAAAATAAAAGTGAAATGGGCTAAATGCCTAAATAGAAACAACAACTCCAGACACAGGAACAGAATAAATTTTAAAAACCCATTTCCTGTTTTCTAGTTTTGGGAATTGTGTACTTACCAGCCATTTAAGGACGTAATAGAAGATTATGCATCGTATCAATGCCACACCAGGTGAATGGAATCAGTCAGAAGGTTTAATTTTCCTAGAACAAACTCCAGCCCCTTTTGTGTTTATTACTGCGGCTGACACCGACGTTCAAACCCTAGCAGCAGCAGTCCCAAAATTACCTACACAATTTCCTGCCCTCAGAGTCGCCAACCTGTTGCAATTACAGCAACAAATAAGTATAGATACTTATGGTGAACAAGTTTTAGAACTTGCCCAAGTCATTGTGCTGCGTCTGTTAGGAGGACATTCTTATTGGGCTTATGGTTTAGAAGTCGTGCAGGAGATTGTACAACGTCAGAGTACAACCTTAATTGTAATGCCAGGAGACGACGCTCTTGATCCCGATTTAATTTCTCATTCCACTATTTCCATAGAAATTGTTAATCAAGTGTGGCAATACTTTAAAGAAGGTGGTATTGAAAACTTCCTCAATGCCCTCCAATTTATTGCTGATAAATGCCTTGATACTAAATTTAATCCTCCACTACCACAGACTATTCCCCGTGTGGGCTTGTATGAGGGACTGGGGACCGGGGACTGGGGACTGGGGACTAGGGAAACCAGCAGTAAAGGAGAAATTGTTTCCATTCCCAATCACCAATTACCCATTAGCAATTACCCATTACCCAAAGTTGGTATTTTATTTTATCGCGCTCATTATTTAGCGGGAAATACCAAGGTAATTGATGCTTTATGTACTGCTTTAGTACAAAGAAACTTACAGCCTGTGGCAGTATTTGTTTCTTCCTTGCGTGAACCTGGTGTTTGTGAAGGATTATATGACTTATTTCAACCTCAAGATTCTCAGTATATTGATTTGTTATTGAATACTACCAGTTTTTCCTTAGCGCGGTTAGAAACGGAAACACCTGAAATTGAACTTTGGCAAAAATTAGATGTACCAGTTTTCCAGGTAATTCTGAGTGGTGGTTTTCGAGAACAATGGGATGTAGGGTTACAAGGTTTGACTCCCCGTGATATGGCCATGAATGTGGCATTACCAGAAGTAGACGGGCGAATTATTACCCGTGCTGTCTCCTTTAAAACCTTACAAACTCGGAACAATGACTTAGAAACGGATGTGGTAGTTTATGAACCAGTGAGCGATCGCATTGAATTTGTCGCTCAACTAGCAGCTAACTGGGTAAAACTCCGCCAAAAACCACCCCAGCAACGGCGCATATGCTTAATTTTAGCCAATTATCCCAACACCAATGGACGTTTAGCTAATGGTGTCGGTTTAGATACTCCCGCGAGTTGTCTGGAAATCCTCAAAGCTTTAAAATTAGCCAGCTATAAAGTAGATAATATCCCCGCAGACGGTGATGAATTAATTCAACGTTTAACATATGGTGTAACAAATGATCCAGAAGGAAGAGACTGGAAACCAATACAGCAAAGTCTTTCTGTGGAGGAATATCAAGAATATTTTTCTACCTTACCCGAAACTGTACAACAAGGAATTACTAAACGTTGGGGACTAGGAAATAGCCAATCACCCATTCCCATTTTAGGAATTAAATTTGGTAATGTCTTTGTAGGTATTCAACCTTCTAGGGGTTATGATATTGACCCAAGTTTAAATTATCATGCACCAGATTTAGAACCAACCCATGATTATTTAGCTTTTTATTATTGGGTAAGAGAAAGCTTTGGTAGTGATGCCATTATTCATGTTGGTAAACATGGAAATTTAGAATGGCTTCCGGGTAAAAGTGTAGCTTTATCTGATACCTGCTATCCCGAAGTAGCATTTGGGGCGATGCCTCATTTATATCCATTTATAGTCAATGATCCCGGAGAAGGTTCACAGGCTAAAAGACGCGCCCAAGCGGTAATTATTGATCATCTTACACCCCCCATGACCAGGGCTGATTTATATGGGGGATTGCAACAAGTAGAAAATTTAATTGATGAATATTACGAAGCTGAAAGTTTAGATCCTAATAGAATGCCAGCAATCCGCAATCGCATTCAAGAACTAGTCATCAAAGAAAATCTCTACAAAGACTTAGGCATCACCGACGAAAAAGATATTTTCAACTTTGAAACCTTAATTTTAAACTCCCTCGACGGCTATCTGTGTGAACTCAAAGAAGCCCAAATCCGCGACGGACTACACATATTTGGACAAACCCCCCAAGGAACACAACTGCGAGATTTAATAGTAGCGATCGCTCGGATCCCCAACCGTCATTCTATCGGCATTACCCGTGCGATCGCTCAAGAATGGGGCTTAGATATAGACCCCCTCTCAACAGACCTTAGCACCCCTTTCACCCCTTCTCCAACCCTCTCTGCACCGCTGCATCTCTCCGTAAGATTAAAATCTTGCCGTACACACGGCGACATCGTAGAACTCCTAGAAGAACAAGCCGCGGATTTAGTTGAACAAATCATCAATTCCCAGTCCCCAATCCCCAGTCCCCAGTCCCCAGTTCTTAAGTGGATCACCTTACAACTCCTTCCCGCACTAGAAAAAACAAAAGAAGAAATCACCAACCTCTTACGAGCATTGGACGGTAAATATGTCCCCAGCGCCGCATCCGGCGCACCCACACGCGGCCGTCCTGAAGTTCTCCCCACCGGCAAAAACTTTTATGCTGTTGATATTCGTGCCATACCCACAGAAACCGCCTGGGACATTGGCAGAAAAGCGGCAGAAACCCTAATTGAAACCTATACTCAAGAACATGGAGAATATCCCAAAACCCTGGGATTATCCGTTTGGGGGACTGCTACCATGCGGACTGGGGGTGATGATATCGCCGAAGCCTTGGCTTTACTTGGTGTACGACCTGTGTGGGATGGTGCAGCACGGCGAGTAGTGGATTTTGAAATCTTGCCCGTATCTATTTTGGGTCGTCCCCGTGTTGATGTTACCTTAAGAATTTCGGGATTTTTCCGGGATGCTTTCCCCAACTTAATAGATTTATTTTCCCAAGCAGTCGCTGCAGTTGCTAACTTAGATGAACCAGCAGAAAACAACCCTCTAGCAGTTGCAGTACAAAAAGAAACCGAATTATGGACTGACCAAGGTTTATCTTTAGAAACAGCAAAAGAGCGATCACTATATCGTGTTTTTGGTTCTCAACCAGGCGCTTACGGTGCCGGACTCCAAGGTTTAATCGCCTCTCAAAACTGGCAAACAGACCAAGATTTAGCCCAAGCTTACATCAATTGGAGTAGTTACGCCTATTCTTCAAAACAGGGAACAGGGAATAAGGAACCAGGAACAGAAAGCAATAATACTGTCACCTGTCACCTATCACCTGTTACCTCTCCCGAAGTTTTCCAGCAACGGTTGAAGGAAATGCAAATTGTCCTGCAAAACCAAGACAACCGTGAACATGACATTCTTGATTCTGACGACTATTATCAATTTCAGGGTGGTTTAACAGCAGCGGTGCGTTCTCTCCAAGGAAAAAATCCCGAAACCTATTTTGGCGATAACTCCAACACATCCAAGCCTAAAGTCCGCCACCTGAAAGAGGAAATTACCAGGGTCTACCGTTCTCGTGTAGTTAATCCTAAATGGATATCGGGAGTGATGCGTCACGGTTACAAGGGTGCATTTGAAATGGCTGCAACGGTAGATTTTTTATTCGCCTACGATGCTACCGCCCAATGTGTAGAAGACCATATTTATCAGGGTGTTGTCCAAGCTTATTTAGAAGATCCTGTTGTTTGCGAATTCATCCAAGCCAAGAACCCCTGGGCGCTACGTGATATAGCAGAAAGACTCCTAGAAGCCCATCAAAGAGGATTATGGCAAGATGCCAATTCAAAGACACTGGACAATCTACGCAACCTAGTCCATCAAGCAGAAGCAGCAGTCGAAGAACAATAAGTACAGCAGGAAGGAGTTAGGAGTTCTGGACTTTTGACCACACCCCAAGTTCATTTCTTCCTTTGCGCGAAACT
It encodes the following:
- a CDS encoding DUF952 domain-containing protein → MIHITESQKCQQAKMFESYLCSTLETEGFIHYSLASQAVKVANDFCHNQ
- a CDS encoding DUF952 domain-containing protein, which encodes MLFIDSEKLQSEVRHEAAEVSELFPHIYGAAL
- a CDS encoding DUF4089 domain-containing protein, whose protein sequence is MNNQEIDIDEYIEQISLLLNLEIKDEYRNEMIADFEKLISIAKIVNNCPLPEEIEIAPVFEP
- a CDS encoding transposase family protein encodes the protein MRAEKYYAVKEEIHTLKNQFIVLPGGKDIVDISIGQLGKISDITLFINNRQNLDAKERFLGEKAYIGEEFVTTHYKKPKKAGPSEI
- a CDS encoding transposase family protein; amino-acid sequence: MTSREGVSISLVDLRQKPIFEILGLLFDLWRTKANNTFNYWVEILREILPSSQIEEANKYEQEYQELWEGLTEYPLLIDSVQ
- a CDS encoding DUF4159 domain-containing protein, with protein sequence MLFPDLNELDLRYRSQAKARPQVVVSIATAFNMSDHNYQKISDFIQSVERLYPTLQGTAPVGQIDLQINPIEYHLVHLIGWQLLNLEQQQLDTCNEYLQTGGVILIEVPTNGSILTEDIKNLIAYHFEIPLQSWQELSRNHPLRTKPFLFAGLPHIDEELLRISNAGGIILVEGELSAAWGLDDNLTLDRNDIRTAQELGIDFLHFALQRRQMTQLIIHN
- a CDS encoding N-acetylmannosamine-6-phosphate 2-epimerase, with protein sequence MTHLPKGLIVSCQAPINSPLDDPYIIAAMAEAAVNNGAVSVRINTPNHIKAVRAKVQVPIIGLWKQVITGSHVYITPQFHHAVAVAEAGADIIAIDATTRNRPGDEKLPDIINNIHQQLGKPVMADVDTYEAAKLAVEAGVDIVGTTLLGYTSETKSFAPPGWELLTQIIENLNIFVICEGGISSPEMAKKALELGSDAVVVGTAITGIDLLVRAYNHNIANFYGKSTI
- a CDS encoding GAF domain-containing sensor histidine kinase; amino-acid sequence: MLSSPDLSFSRTLPLSVFNRLGELLQQMAQAVGTAALMLTEAVLQRMPIPAEWERQRFTLVISEQFSALLLGNIEAGEQETRGLEKPENPSINTSLTFNPDEIASFISEVINLFDCNSCIYQNIARYQQVIAPNDAKLQSKLTLLLLEYMLPIISNEVTVSSTITPGEAYSYQGVEDALNKQIAQERLLNEVTSQIRKSLDLPIIMKTAITQIREFMVLDRLVIYKFASAQVKSQYSSFNDQYLPNSQHLPQNYQNYQGCIVYESLSTDDIPSVLNYQEETCLMRTSLCWEKYRQGFVLAVDDIEKTYPLEECLLNFLRRSKVHAKLVAPIIFEEKLWGLLIAHQCNAPREWTESEKSLLTSVTKQLAITIHQTELMASLTKQKQTLEQRVIERTMALQEALLAAEAANRLRSEFLATISHELLTPLTYVIGMSSTLLLWPLGELSKRQRDYLQTIHDSGEHLLEMINDILDLSQVEAGRTVLNITDFSLVKSAQNTLDSLLEKARSEKVTLKLDLQINPSHDSFTGDSTRVEQILWNLLTNAIKFTPEGGNVTLRLWVEDATAIFQVEDTGIGIPEEQLPLLFEKFQQLDTPYRRRYEGTGVGLALTKQLVELHRGRIEVESTVGIGSIFTVWIPNQLK
- the cobN gene encoding cobaltochelatase subunit CobN, producing the protein MHRINATPGEWNQSEGLIFLEQTPAPFVFITAADTDVQTLAAAVPKLPTQFPALRVANLLQLQQQISIDTYGEQVLELAQVIVLRLLGGHSYWAYGLEVVQEIVQRQSTTLIVMPGDDALDPDLISHSTISIEIVNQVWQYFKEGGIENFLNALQFIADKCLDTKFNPPLPQTIPRVGLYEGLGTGDWGLGTRETSSKGEIVSIPNHQLPISNYPLPKVGILFYRAHYLAGNTKVIDALCTALVQRNLQPVAVFVSSLREPGVCEGLYDLFQPQDSQYIDLLLNTTSFSLARLETETPEIELWQKLDVPVFQVILSGGFREQWDVGLQGLTPRDMAMNVALPEVDGRIITRAVSFKTLQTRNNDLETDVVVYEPVSDRIEFVAQLAANWVKLRQKPPQQRRICLILANYPNTNGRLANGVGLDTPASCLEILKALKLASYKVDNIPADGDELIQRLTYGVTNDPEGRDWKPIQQSLSVEEYQEYFSTLPETVQQGITKRWGLGNSQSPIPILGIKFGNVFVGIQPSRGYDIDPSLNYHAPDLEPTHDYLAFYYWVRESFGSDAIIHVGKHGNLEWLPGKSVALSDTCYPEVAFGAMPHLYPFIVNDPGEGSQAKRRAQAVIIDHLTPPMTRADLYGGLQQVENLIDEYYEAESLDPNRMPAIRNRIQELVIKENLYKDLGITDEKDIFNFETLILNSLDGYLCELKEAQIRDGLHIFGQTPQGTQLRDLIVAIARIPNRHSIGITRAIAQEWGLDIDPLSTDLSTPFTPSPTLSAPLHLSVRLKSCRTHGDIVELLEEQAADLVEQIINSQSPIPSPQSPVLKWITLQLLPALEKTKEEITNLLRALDGKYVPSAASGAPTRGRPEVLPTGKNFYAVDIRAIPTETAWDIGRKAAETLIETYTQEHGEYPKTLGLSVWGTATMRTGGDDIAEALALLGVRPVWDGAARRVVDFEILPVSILGRPRVDVTLRISGFFRDAFPNLIDLFSQAVAAVANLDEPAENNPLAVAVQKETELWTDQGLSLETAKERSLYRVFGSQPGAYGAGLQGLIASQNWQTDQDLAQAYINWSSYAYSSKQGTGNKEPGTESNNTVTCHLSPVTSPEVFQQRLKEMQIVLQNQDNREHDILDSDDYYQFQGGLTAAVRSLQGKNPETYFGDNSNTSKPKVRHLKEEITRVYRSRVVNPKWISGVMRHGYKGAFEMAATVDFLFAYDATAQCVEDHIYQGVVQAYLEDPVVCEFIQAKNPWALRDIAERLLEAHQRGLWQDANSKTLDNLRNLVHQAEAAVEEQ